The Paenibacillus sp. FSL W8-0426 region CGGATCCATCCTTTATCAAATAAGATGATTCACAGCATGAATATGTAATAGGCTAAACAAAACCCCTGTTCGCCATCGAACAGGGGTTCGTTGCATCTCTTGAGGCATTATTCACCACTATGAGTTTTATATAAAATAATGCGGGAATTTGGCTTTGACCGGCTCTTGTTCGATCATGACCAAACGAAGATGCTCTTCCATGGCCTTAACGGCCAGCTCGGTCTCCCGTGCCGTAATCAGTCTATAGATCTCTTTGTGCTGGGAAACGATGACGTCCAGGTTGGAAACTTCGGACAAACGGAGCAGGCGCAAGCGATTAAAAGGAATGTTCAACTGCTGCAGCATCTTCCATGTCCGCATTTTGCCTGTCGCCTGAAACAGTATTTGGTGGAATTCTTCATCGAGCTCATACAGCCTATAAACATTATTGTTATCAAGGCATACTTCCTGCATCGCAATGTTGGTCTCCAATCGGAACCTGAACTCTTCCTCAAGAGAAGCACAAGCAAGAGCCACAATTTCCATTTCGATCTTTTCCCTGATGAATCGCCCTTCTTCCACGTGTTCCAAATTAATGAGCGACACGACCGTCCCGCTCTGCGGAATAATATCGAGCAGTTCTTCTTCGGCGAGTTTCATAAACGCTTCCCGGACAGGGGTCCTGCTCACCTGCAATTCATCCGCAATTTCCTTTTCGGAAATCTTCGTGCCCGGCTCAAGTTCAAGATGCAATATCCGCTCTTTAATCAGATTGTATGAATATGCCCGGGTCGATCCTCTAATTTTTTGATTAAGTGACATTCCTTAACCTCTTCCTCTCAGCCGTATTCATCCATCTTAGCACAAATTGCCGCTCCACTGAAATGCTCAAGTGAAACGGCAATCCGGGCTTTGGGCATTAGGTTACTGTTGTTTGCTCTCTTTATACTTCTTGTAAGTGTCGTTGGCAAGCTTCACGTATTGGGACAATCCTTGACTTTCCAGTTCCTGTACAAAGGTATCAAACTCAGACAATTTGCGTTCGCCCAGAATAAACTTCAACGTGTTTTGGTCCGTGTAGTCTTTGAGCGGCGTGCTCAGCAGCGTAACCTGTTCACGGTCAATTTCGGAATACGGGATCGGCGGTTCTGCCGGAACCACTTCTTTGGTCTCCTTCATGTCCTGCTGGAATTTCAGTTCTTCTTCGCTGAACATGGATTGCAGCAAATCGGTCGTTCCACCATACGCGAACACCCCGCCAGAGAAACCATAATCAATGCGTAGATCTTTGGTTCCCTTCGGATTCAGTCCGTTGTAGTTGATGTCGTCTGCCAGCTTGCGAACGCCGTTTTCTTTGGTAAAGGTCTCGCCTTCAACGCCCCATTTCGCGAATTCTTGGCCTTGGTCGCTGTAGTAGAGCCAGTCAATAAACTGCATAATGGCTTTGAAATTGTCGCTATCCTTGATCTTGCTCGAGATCATGACACCGTTTTCAAGTCTGGATCCGGACATCAGCTGCCCTTTTGGACCGCCTGGAACCGTAATTTTGGCAATGGAGAAGTTCCCTTCGCCGAGCGTTTTGTTCATGTCATTGCGATGCAGCACGAGCGTTTGCGAGTTACCGTTAATGATGAAGGACTTGCCGGAAACGAATTTCTGCGTGGCCTGATCATCATCCTGCGTAAAGCTTTCTTTGTCGAGCAATCCTTCCGTAACCAGTTTGTTGAAATACTCCAGCATTTCTTTGTACTCCGGCGTCGTCGCCGTATACACGAATTCATCCTGATCTTTCTTGTACGTCAGTCCGTTGCCGAATCCCCAACCTGCTTTCGTTCCAAAACCGGTGGCAGCGATGTTCAGCGTGCTGTTGAATTTGAATCGATCCGAGAACGGAGTGGAGTCCGGATAAATTTCTTTTAGTTTTTTGGCTGCCTGGTACAATTCATCCCAAGTGGTCGGAATCGGAATATTATTTTTTTCAAACAAGTCCGTTCTTACGATAAGCGTATAATCAGGCCATACTTCTTCATGCAGACCTGGAAGCACGTAGTATTTCCCATCTTCCTGCCGAAGGCCTTCAAGTTCATCCTCCAGTCCCCACTTTTCCACTTTATCTTTAAAATTCGGCATCAGATCAATGTAATCGCTGACCGGCAGAACCGCACCCGACGATACAAATGCCGATTCTTCGCCCGGATAAGTTTTAGGGATTACCAGAGGTGCATCCCCCGAACTGATCAGGAGGGATCTTTTTTGGGGATAGTCGCTCATCGGAACGATGGTAGGTTCCAACGTTACACCAGTCATTTCGGTGATTTTTTGGAATAACAGCCAATCCTTTTTATACGGATACGCCGGCTGATCGCTGTACAATATCGATAGGTTGAACGGTTCGCTCGCCTTGAAGGTATCCCCGACATTATACGTTTCCATGGCGCCCTTCGTTTTTACATCGGCTTCGCCGCCTCCTGCACCGCTGCTGCATGCTGCCAGCACGACGCTCATCAAAGTTGCCAAAACCATTTTGCCTACAAGCTTGCGTGGCTTCTGTTTCATCCTTTTAGTCCCCCTGCATGTGGTATAGGTTGGCCTTGCGTAAACAAGCTTATATATCGGGCTGGAGCCTATTGTTTCACGGACCCCAGCATGATACCGGTTACAAAGTAACGCTGCACAAACGGATAAATCGTCAAAATCGGCAGGATCGTCAGAACCATCGTCACTGATTTGATGTTGGCCGCAATCGAAGTAAGGTTATCCGCGGATGCTCCCGCAGAAGCTCCCCCTGTTGCTCCGGCGATCATGTTGCGAAGATAAATCGTGACCGGAAACAGTTCCTTTTTGTCCAGATAGAGAAATGCAGGGAACCAAGAGTTCCAATGGCTAACGGCATAAAACAGTACCATCGTTGCCATAACTGCTTTACTTAACGGTAAAATGATGCGGATCAAGATGCCATACGTATTCAGGCCGTCGATTGCTGCCGCTTCCTCCAGCTCTTCCGGCATATTTTCAAAGAAGGACTTCATGATCAACATGTTATAAATGCTGATTGCCCCCGGCACGACCAGTGCCCACATGGTGTTGTTGAAGCCCAGCGAATTGATCAAAACATAGTTCGGAATCAGACCACCGCTGAAAAACATCGTGAACACGGCGAACATCGTCAGGAACTTGCGGCCCATCAGACGCTTTTTGGACAGCGCGTAGGCGAAGATCGTGGTCATGAACATGGAAATCAATGTGCCCACAATGGTGTATATCACCGTGTTTTTATAGTTGGTCCAGAACATGCTGTCCTTGGAAATCGTTTTATAGGTGTCGATATTGAATCCTCTTGGGATAATGCTCACCTTGCCGGAGTTGATATACGACTCACTGCTGAAGGATTGCGCCACGACATTCAAAAACGGGTAAAGCGTAATGAACACTACGAACAATAAAAAGATGACATTGAATACCTTGAACACTTTGTATGATTTGGATTCAAACATGATGCTCCTCCTTTACCACAAGCTTCTTTGCGTCAATCTGCGCGAGATCGCGTTCACCGAAAATACGAGAATGAGCCCGATAATCGATTCGAACAATCCGATGGCTGTCGCATAACTAAAGTTGCTGGATTGCAGGCCGACCCGGTACAGATAGGTGGAGATCACGTCAGATGTTTCATAAGTCAGCGGATTGTACAGGAGCAATATTTTCTCGAACCCAACCGCCAGGAAGTTGCCCAGATTCAGAATCAGCAGTGTAACAATTGTGGGCAAAATGCCAGGAATGGTCACATGCAGCGTTTGTTTCCAACGATTCGCGCCATCGATTCGGGCAGCTTCATACAAGGAGTCGTCGATGGTTGTCAATGCTGCCAGATACAAAATCGCCCCCCAGCCCATTCCCTGCCAAACTTCGGAGGTAATATAGACGGTTCTGAACCATTCAGCCCGCTGCATGAAGGGAATGGTGTCTCCAGTGAAGAAGGATACCAAGCTGTTAATGGAGCCATTTACGGCTGTCAGCTGCAGGATCATACCGGCAACGATGACGATGGACAGAAAGTGCGGAAGATATGAAGCCGTTTGCACGAATTTTTTGAATCGTTTGCTTTTCACCTCGTTCAGCAGCAATGCAAAGATGATCGGTACCGGAAAGGTGAAGAGCAGCGCCAAACCGCCAAGCATCAGTGTATTTCCAAACACTTTCCAGAAGGTCGGGTCTTGAATAAACATTTGGAAATATCTGAATCCAACCCACGTTTCCCCGAAAATACTTCCCCCGGGAACAAATCGTCTAAAAGCAATGATGTTTCCAAGCATCGGACCATATTTAAAAATCAGCAAATAAATGATTGGAAGAATTAACAATGAGTACAGCTGCCAATCTTTACGGAACAGCGCTGCAGCTGTCTGTAATCTGCTTTCTTTACGCAAAGAGGTCATCGTTAATGTCGTTTTAGCAGTTTCCGTCTTCATGTGTCCTCACTCCGATCCATAAACATGAATTAAGGCATGGGTCCAATCGCTGTAAACCCACACTTTTCCTGTGACCTGACGCTTCTTGATGTATACTGAATGTTCACCCCCATAACAAAATAGATCCATCAAACCATGTAAACGGTATCATTTTTGTGTAAACTGGTATAATTGATTTCTCTAAACCGCCAACATCGAAATGGAAGCTTAAAAGTACAAACCGTCGCTTCCCAAATTCCAGTGGTTTCACAATAACTATAAAGCGCTTACAATGAATACGAAATGAATAGCGATTACACTCTTGCTCCCTTCACGCTAAACATGGTGTACGATCAT contains the following coding sequences:
- a CDS encoding ABC transporter permease subunit produces the protein MKTETAKTTLTMTSLRKESRLQTAAALFRKDWQLYSLLILPIIYLLIFKYGPMLGNIIAFRRFVPGGSIFGETWVGFRYFQMFIQDPTFWKVFGNTLMLGGLALLFTFPVPIIFALLLNEVKSKRFKKFVQTASYLPHFLSIVIVAGMILQLTAVNGSINSLVSFFTGDTIPFMQRAEWFRTVYITSEVWQGMGWGAILYLAALTTIDDSLYEAARIDGANRWKQTLHVTIPGILPTIVTLLILNLGNFLAVGFEKILLLYNPLTYETSDVISTYLYRVGLQSSNFSYATAIGLFESIIGLILVFSVNAISRRLTQRSLW
- a CDS encoding GntR family transcriptional regulator, with the translated sequence MSLNQKIRGSTRAYSYNLIKERILHLELEPGTKISEKEIADELQVSRTPVREAFMKLAEEELLDIIPQSGTVVSLINLEHVEEGRFIREKIEMEIVALACASLEEEFRFRLETNIAMQEVCLDNNNVYRLYELDEEFHQILFQATGKMRTWKMLQQLNIPFNRLRLLRLSEVSNLDVIVSQHKEIYRLITARETELAVKAMEEHLRLVMIEQEPVKAKFPHYFI
- a CDS encoding carbohydrate ABC transporter permease produces the protein MFESKSYKVFKVFNVIFLLFVVFITLYPFLNVVAQSFSSESYINSGKVSIIPRGFNIDTYKTISKDSMFWTNYKNTVIYTIVGTLISMFMTTIFAYALSKKRLMGRKFLTMFAVFTMFFSGGLIPNYVLINSLGFNNTMWALVVPGAISIYNMLIMKSFFENMPEELEEAAAIDGLNTYGILIRIILPLSKAVMATMVLFYAVSHWNSWFPAFLYLDKKELFPVTIYLRNMIAGATGGASAGASADNLTSIAANIKSVTMVLTILPILTIYPFVQRYFVTGIMLGSVKQ
- a CDS encoding extracellular solute-binding protein, with translation MKQKPRKLVGKMVLATLMSVVLAACSSGAGGGEADVKTKGAMETYNVGDTFKASEPFNLSILYSDQPAYPYKKDWLLFQKITEMTGVTLEPTIVPMSDYPQKRSLLISSGDAPLVIPKTYPGEESAFVSSGAVLPVSDYIDLMPNFKDKVEKWGLEDELEGLRQEDGKYYVLPGLHEEVWPDYTLIVRTDLFEKNNIPIPTTWDELYQAAKKLKEIYPDSTPFSDRFKFNSTLNIAATGFGTKAGWGFGNGLTYKKDQDEFVYTATTPEYKEMLEYFNKLVTEGLLDKESFTQDDDQATQKFVSGKSFIINGNSQTLVLHRNDMNKTLGEGNFSIAKITVPGGPKGQLMSGSRLENGVMISSKIKDSDNFKAIMQFIDWLYYSDQGQEFAKWGVEGETFTKENGVRKLADDINYNGLNPKGTKDLRIDYGFSGGVFAYGGTTDLLQSMFSEEELKFQQDMKETKEVVPAEPPIPYSEIDREQVTLLSTPLKDYTDQNTLKFILGERKLSEFDTFVQELESQGLSQYVKLANDTYKKYKESKQQ